In Ailuropoda melanoleuca isolate Jingjing chromosome 4, ASM200744v2, whole genome shotgun sequence, the following proteins share a genomic window:
- the DPY30 gene encoding protein dpy-30 homolog, with protein sequence MEPEQMLEGQTQVAENPHSEYGLTDNVERIVDNEKINAEKSSKQKVDLQSLPTRAYLDQTVVPILLQGLAVLAKERPPNPIEFLASYLLKNKAQFEDRN encoded by the exons ATGGAGCCAGAGCAGATGCTGGAGGGCCAGACGCAG GTTGCAGAAAACCCTCATTCTGAGTACGGTCTCACAGACAATGTTGAG AGGATAGTAGACAATGAGAAGATAAATGCAGAAAAGTCATCAAAACAGAAAGTGGATCTCCAGTCTTTGCCAACTCGTGCCTACCTGGATCAGACAGTTGTGCCTATTTTATTACAGGGACTTGCTGTGCTTGCAAAAGAAAG ACCACCAAATCCCATTGAATTTCTAGcatcatatcttttaaaaaacaaggcaCAGTTTGAAGATCGAAACTGA